In Eriocheir sinensis breed Jianghai 21 chromosome 43, ASM2467909v1, whole genome shotgun sequence, the sequence cctcctcgacGACGACTATGTTCCTCGAGTACAAGAAATGATTACGACTCGACTTCGATAACAACTCataattggtctctctctctctctctctctctctctctctctctctctctctctctctgataaaaaaaaaatattagaacaaTCTTTAATTCGATAAAAGTGTTCGTGTAATAAATGAAATTCGGATCCATATTAAGTCGAAGAGATGACACCCGACAGAAATTAGGatgggattaggaggaggaggaggaggaggaggaggaagaagaagaggaggaggaggaggaggagcacaagttGAGAAAGAGGCGTGTAAGAGGAACTGGGAAGAGCAAAGAGTGTTCCTACCGAGAATAtgggatgcggaggaggaggaggaggaggaggaggaggaggaagaggaggaggagggtaatcgTCGGAGCACAAGACTTCACCATCCGTATGAATTATGGTAATGCagcgtggggggggggagagagagagagagagagagagagagagagagagagagagagagagagagagagagagagagagagagagagagaataggtagcTTTCCTCACTACCACCCTGTCCTTCACAACCATTAACacctcaccatcattaccattatctacacacacacacacacacacacacacacacacacacacacacacacacacacacacacacacaatcacatcaAAAGGACGGAGACGAAGCGACGAACAAGACAACAAACAGAAgcctgacgatgacgatgatgataagacaataagagagaaaaaaaggaaaaaaaataataaggaaaaaaatgaatccTTGAAGAGACGACTCATGAAACGCCGACTATTTTACCTTCGTTGTCgtggacctttttttttataacccattcatttttttattttttttttattcgttcaaAGAGGCCTTATAGGAGACTTTTTGTTccagcttttctttttcctcctccttccctccagtcttcctctcctttttctctcatgtcccttttctcatcttcctcctcctcctcctcctcttcctctcttccttccatgctatctgtctctccctttttctttcctccctctcttcatcctcgtctctctccctacctttcacctttcttttttacttctataTTTCCCTCATTCCGTCATGTTTCCTATCTCTTCTCATGCTCTTCttccagtcctcttcctcctccttctttctcatctctccactttctccaagcttcccctcccttcttctcttcccgtttttccttcttactattctttctctcccttccacctcttacgttcttatgttcttatgtagtaaTGTCTTTAAGTTGAATAAATTAAGATTCaataaagacataggcaagaactggtttacgatcagagttgtggatgagtggaacagcttGGCAGTCATATTTTGTGTGCCAATACAGTTAAGTTAGATTTAGTTAGGTGAGGTTCAATGAAATagataagagaaacagcaacacgttatcactactctgttgtaATTGCTTCCTTTACAACAGGAGCAATTCTTTCaactactccttcctccctctttggaATGGAAACTACGCTTTCCTTGACAGAGGGGGCACCCTTCTCAACAACCTTCTGTCGAGtgacaactttttcttctgttatgGAAGGAGTAATTTTTTCAACAACtgtctgatttgtcacaacgggaaccttttcctctgttacaacagggatttcttctttctctttagaaacagtgacaatctcttctgtcgccgtaggggcagcctgttcagtagccctttcttgtgggacagcctgttcaataaccctttcttgtggggcattctgctcaatagccctttcttgtgtcacaacaggaactttttcttctgtcggcgatggggcagcctgttcaataaccctttcttgtgtcacaacaggaactttttcttctgtcggcgatggggcagcctgttcaataaccctttcttgtgtcacaacaggaactttttcttctgtcggcgatggggcagcctgttcaataaccctttcttgtgtcacaacaggaacttttccttctgttGGCGATGGGGCAACCTGTTCAATAACCCcttcttgtgggacagcctgttcaataaccctttcttgtgggacagcctgttcaataaccctttcttgtgggacagcctgttcaataaccctttcttgtgtcacaacaggaactttttcttctgtcggcgATGGGGCAAccttttcaataaccctttcttgtggggcaaccttttcaataaccctttcttgtggggcaacctgttcaataaccctttcttgtggggcagcctgttcaataaccctttcttgtggggcagcctgttcaataaccctttcttgtggggcagcctgttcaataaccccttcttgtgggacagcctgttcaataaccctttcttgtgtcacaacaggaactttttcttctgttggcgatggggcagcctgttcagtagccctttcttgtggggcaacctgttcaataaccctttcttgtgtcacaacaggaactttttcttctgttggCGATGGGGCAAccttttcaataaccctttcttgtggggcaacctgttcaataaccctttctagTGGGGTATTCTGCTCAATAATcttttcttgtgtcacaacaggaactttttcttctgtcggcgatggggcaactttttcaacaacctcctgttcAGGGACTGCCGGGACCtttccttctgtcaccgagggaataatcttttcaataaccttctctTCTGccacaacagggacttcttcttgCTCCTTAGAGACACTTACGATCTCCTCTGTCACCGGaggggcagcctgctcaacaGCCTTCTCTTTTGTCACAACGAGAACTTTTCCTTCCGTCACCGTGGGGGGAATCTTTTCAGCAACCTTCGCCGGCGTCACAGCAGGGACTGTCTTTTCAACGACTTCACCTTCTTGAATGATAGGGGCAGCACTTGGTTCTTTTACGACGCATAGGCTACGCGTAGCATTTGTTTCTTcagcctttgctttttcttccttaatcttgtttttcacgtcatcaacttggtgtttcaagtcttcaattgtTTCATTAAGATGTTTTTCGTTACGAACCTCTTTGATGTCGCTATCACTCAcattcttttcgacttctttttgaattacagtttctttctcgacatcttttccatcatctttctctgtaacattcttcctttccacagatgtcaccttggtgctttcctgtggagaaagttgttcttctttctctttaactaacacttcattcgttatattgccgggcagaatctcctttatttcctctgatCGTTCTACTGtctgaagtccatcatccttctctgtaacattcttcctttccacagatgtcaccttggtgctttcctgtggagaaagttgttcttctttctcttta encodes:
- the LOC127010430 gene encoding titin-like isoform X41, encoding MNLFVVQTILILLGLGPFMESTGGVAGLPGLPEDNPRCAALVEAAKAEYRKLYAAGLKDSPNLMDLILTNLGIASNDTFKTIERKVFNNTDETGHETGKKTVVEKTTETDIAPNGTVSKTSETTVDIDEYGKQSGEKSVTERETVIGQTPDNETITQTVDVEKVMDEAGNEIKEEVVIKKELIVQPPTNTTDANLIVPKVGADDKGKNKTELKLGASEKSDGLEKVERSEEIKEILPGNITNEVLVKEMKEQLSPQESTKVTSVERKNVTKKDDGLQTVERSEEIKEILPGNITNEVLVKEKEEQLSPQESTKVTSVERKNVTEKDDGLQTVERSEEIKEILPGNITNEVLVKEKEEQLSPQESTKVTSVERKNVTEKDDGKDVEKETVIQKEVEKNVSDSDIKEVRNEKHLNETIEDLKHQVDDVKNKIKEEKAKAEETNATRSLCVVKEPSAAPIIQEGEVVEKTVPAVTPAKVAEKIPPTVTEGKVLVVTKEKAVEQAAPPVTEEIVSVSKEQEEVPVVAEEKVIEKIIPSVTEGKVPAVPEQEVVEKVAPSPTEEKVPVVTQEKIIEQNTPLERVIEQVAPQERVIEKVAPSPTEEKVPVVTQERVIEQVAPQERATEQAAPSPTEEKVPVVTQERVIEQAVPQEGVIEQVAPQERVIEKAVPQERATEQAAPTATEEIVTVSKEKEEIPVVTEEKVPVVTNQTVVEKITPSITEEKVVTRQKVVEKGAPSVKESVVSIPKREEGVVERIAPVVKEAITTE
- the LOC127010430 gene encoding titin-like isoform X20, encoding MNLFVVQTILILLGLGPFMESTGGVAGLPGLPEDNPRCAALVEAAKAEYRKLYAAGLKDSPNLMDLILTNLGIASNDTFKTIERKVFNNTDETGHETGKKTVVEKTTETDIAPNGTVSKTSETTVDIDEYGKQSGEKSVTERETVIGQTPDNETITQTVDVEKVMDEAGNEIKEEVVIKKELIVQPPTNTTDANLIVPKVGADDKGKNKTELKLGASEKSDGLEKVERSEEIKEILPGNITNEVLVKEMKEQLSPQESTKVTSVERKNVTKKDDGLQTVERSEEIKEILPGNITNEVLVKEKEEQLSPQESTKVTSVERKNVTEKDDGLQTVERSEEIKEILPGNITNEVLVKEKEEQLSPQESTKVTSVERKNVTEKDDGKDVEKETVIQKEVEKNVSDSDIKEVRNEKHLNETIEDLKHQVDDVKNKIKEEKAKAEETNATRSLCVVKEPSAAPIIQEGEVVEKTVPAVTPAKVAEKIPPTVTEGKVLVVTKEKAVEQAAPPVTEEIVSVSKEQEEVPVVAEEKVIEKIIPSVTEGKVPAVPEQEVVEKVAPSPTEEKVPVVTQEKIIEQNTPLERVIEQVAPQERVIEKVAPSPTEEKVPVVTQERVIEQAVPQEGVIEQVAPQERVIEKAVPQEGVIEQAAPSPTEEKVPVVTQERVIEQAAPSPTEEKVPVVTQERVIEQAAPSPTEEKVPVVTQERAIEQNAPQERVIEQAVPQERATEQAAPTATEEIVTVSKEKEEIPVVTEEKVPVVTNQTVVEKITPSITEEKVVTRQKVVEKGAPSVKESVVSIPKREEGVVERIAPVVKEAITTE
- the LOC127010430 gene encoding probable serine/threonine-protein kinase kinX isoform X47 produces the protein MNLFVVQTILILLGLGPFMESTGGVAGLPGLPEDNPRCAALVEAAKAEYRKLYAAGLKDSPNLMDLILTNLGIASNDTFKTIERKVFNNTDETGHETGKKTVVEKTTETDIAPNGTVSKTSETTVDIDEYGKQSGEKSVTERETVIGQTPDNETITQTVDVEKVMDEAGNEIKEEVVIKKELIVQPPTNTTDANLIVPKVGADDKGKNKTELKLGASEKSDGLEKVERSEEIKEILPGNITNEVLVKEMKEQLSPQESTKVTSVERKNVTKKDDGLQTVERSEEIKEILPGNITNEVLVKEKEEQLSPQESTKVTSVERKNVTEKDDGLQTVERSEEIKEILPGNITNEVLVKEKEEQLSPQESTKVTSVERKNVTEKDDGKDVEKETVIQKEVEKNVSDSDIKEVRNEKHLNETIEDLKHQVDDVKNKIKEEKAKAEETNATRSLCVVKEPSAAPIIQEGEVVEKTVPAVTPAKVAEKIPPTVTEGKVLVVTKEKAVEQAAPPVTEEIVSVSKEQEEVPVVAEEKVIEKIIPSVTEGKVPAVPEQEVVEKVAPSPTEEKVPVVTQEKIIEQNTPLERVIEQVAPQERVIEKVAPSPTEEKVPVVTQERVIEQAAPQERVIEQAAPQERVIEQAVPQEGVIEQAVPQERATEQAAPTATEEIVTVSKEKEEIPVVTEEKVPVVTNQTVVEKITPSITEEKVVTRQKVVEKGAPSVKESVVSIPKREEGVVERIAPVVKEAITTE
- the LOC127010430 gene encoding titin-like isoform X16, with amino-acid sequence MNLFVVQTILILLGLGPFMESTGGVAGLPGLPEDNPRCAALVEAAKAEYRKLYAAGLKDSPNLMDLILTNLGIASNDTFKTIERKVFNNTDETGHETGKKTVVEKTTETDIAPNGTVSKTSETTVDIDEYGKQSGEKSVTERETVIGQTPDNETITQTVDVEKVMDEAGNEIKEEVVIKKELIVQPPTNTTDANLIVPKVGADDKGKNKTELKLGASEKSDGLEKVERSEEIKEILPGNITNEVLVKEMKEQLSPQESTKVTSVERKNVTKKDDGLQTVERSEEIKEILPGNITNEVLVKEKEEQLSPQESTKVTSVERKNVTEKDDGLQTVERSEEIKEILPGNITNEVLVKEKEEQLSPQESTKVTSVERKNVTEKDDGKDVEKETVIQKEVEKNVSDSDIKEVRNEKHLNETIEDLKHQVDDVKNKIKEEKAKAEETNATRSLCVVKEPSAAPIIQEGEVVEKTVPAVTPAKVAEKIPPTVTEGKVLVVTKEKAVEQAAPPVTEEIVSVSKEQEEVPVVAEEKVIEKIIPSVTEGKVPAVPEQEVVEKVAPSPTEEKVPVVTQEKIIEQNTPLERVIEQVAPQERVIEKVAPSPTEEKVPVVTQERVIEQAAPQERVIEQAAPQERVIEQAAPQERVIEQAVPQEGVIEQAAPSPTEEKVPVVTQERVIEQAAPSPTEEKVPVVTQERVIEQAAPSPTEEKVPVVTQERAIEQNAPQERVIEQAVPQERATEQAAPTATEEIVTVSKEKEEIPVVTEEKVPVVTNQTVVEKITPSITEEKVVTRQKVVEKGAPSVKESVVSIPKREEGVVERIAPVVKEAITTE
- the LOC127010430 gene encoding titin-like isoform X42, which gives rise to MNLFVVQTILILLGLGPFMESTGGVAGLPGLPEDNPRCAALVEAAKAEYRKLYAAGLKDSPNLMDLILTNLGIASNDTFKTIERKVFNNTDETGHETGKKTVVEKTTETDIAPNGTVSKTSETTVDIDEYGKQSGEKSVTERETVIGQTPDNETITQTVDVEKVMDEAGNEIKEEVVIKKELIVQPPTNTTDANLIVPKVGADDKGKNKTELKLGASEKSDGLEKVERSEEIKEILPGNITNEVLVKEMKEQLSPQESTKVTSVERKNVTKKDDGLQTVERSEEIKEILPGNITNEVLVKEKEEQLSPQESTKVTSVERKNVTEKDDGLQTVERSEEIKEILPGNITNEVLVKEKEEQLSPQESTKVTSVERKNVTEKDDGKDVEKETVIQKEVEKNVSDSDIKEVRNEKHLNETIEDLKHQVDDVKNKIKEEKAKAEETNATRSLCVVKEPSAAPIIQEGEVVEKTVPAVTPAKVAEKIPPTVTEGKVLVVTKEKAVEQAAPPVTEEIVSVSKEQEEVPVVAEEKVIEKIIPSVTEGKVPAVPEQEVVEKVAPSPTEEKVPVVTQEKIIEQNTPLERVIEQVAPQERVIEKVAPSPTEEKVPVVTQERVIEQAAPQERVIEQAAPQERVIEQAAPSPTEEKVPVVTQERAIEQNAPQERVIEQAVPQERATEQAAPTATEEIVTVSKEKEEIPVVTEEKVPVVTNQTVVEKITPSITEEKVVTRQKVVEKGAPSVKESVVSIPKREEGVVERIAPVVKEAITTE
- the LOC127010430 gene encoding titin-like isoform X26 — translated: MNLFVVQTILILLGLGPFMESTGGVAGLPGLPEDNPRCAALVEAAKAEYRKLYAAGLKDSPNLMDLILTNLGIASNDTFKTIERKVFNNTDETGHETGKKTVVEKTTETDIAPNGTVSKTSETTVDIDEYGKQSGEKSVTERETVIGQTPDNETITQTVDVEKVMDEAGNEIKEEVVIKKELIVQPPTNTTDANLIVPKVGADDKGKNKTELKLGASEKSDGLEKVERSEEIKEILPGNITNEVLVKEMKEQLSPQESTKVTSVERKNVTKKDDGLQTVERSEEIKEILPGNITNEVLVKEKEEQLSPQESTKVTSVERKNVTEKDDGLQTVERSEEIKEILPGNITNEVLVKEKEEQLSPQESTKVTSVERKNVTEKDDGKDVEKETVIQKEVEKNVSDSDIKEVRNEKHLNETIEDLKHQVDDVKNKIKEEKAKAEETNATRSLCVVKEPSAAPIIQEGEVVEKTVPAVTPAKVAEKIPPTVTEGKVLVVTKEKAVEQAAPPVTEEIVSVSKEQEEVPVVAEEKVIEKIIPSVTEGKVPAVPEQEVVEKVAPSPTEEKVPVVTQEKIIEQNTPLERVIEQVAPQERVIEKVAPSPTEEKVPVVTQERVIEQAAPQERVIEQAAPQERVIEQAAPSPTEEKVPVVTQERVIEQAAPSPTEEKVPVVTQERVIEQAAPSPTEEKVPVVTQERAIEQNAPQERVIEQAVPQERATEQAAPTATEEIVTVSKEKEEIPVVTEEKVPVVTNQTVVEKITPSITEEKVVTRQKVVEKGAPSVKESVVSIPKREEGVVERIAPVVKEAITTE
- the LOC127010430 gene encoding probable serine/threonine-protein kinase kinX isoform X46; translated protein: MNLFVVQTILILLGLGPFMESTGGVAGLPGLPEDNPRCAALVEAAKAEYRKLYAAGLKDSPNLMDLILTNLGIASNDTFKTIERKVFNNTDETGHETGKKTVVEKTTETDIAPNGTVSKTSETTVDIDEYGKQSGEKSVTERETVIGQTPDNETITQTVDVEKVMDEAGNEIKEEVVIKKELIVQPPTNTTDANLIVPKVGADDKGKNKTELKLGASEKSDGLEKVERSEEIKEILPGNITNEVLVKEMKEQLSPQESTKVTSVERKNVTKKDDGLQTVERSEEIKEILPGNITNEVLVKEKEEQLSPQESTKVTSVERKNVTEKDDGLQTVERSEEIKEILPGNITNEVLVKEKEEQLSPQESTKVTSVERKNVTEKDDGKDVEKETVIQKEVEKNVSDSDIKEVRNEKHLNETIEDLKHQVDDVKNKIKEEKAKAEETNATRSLCVVKEPSAAPIIQEGEVVEKTVPAVTPAKVAEKIPPTVTEGKVLVVTKEKAVEQAAPPVTEEIVSVSKEQEEVPVVAEEKVIEKIIPSVTEGKVPAVPEQEVVEKVAPSPTEEKVPVVTQEKIIEQNTPLERVIEQVAPQERVIEKVAPSPTEEKVPVVTQERVIEQAAPQERVIEQVAPQERVIEKAVPQEGVIEQAVPQERATEQAAPTATEEIVTVSKEKEEIPVVTEEKVPVVTNQTVVEKITPSITEEKVVTRQKVVEKGAPSVKESVVSIPKREEGVVERIAPVVKEAITTE
- the LOC127010430 gene encoding probable serine/threonine-protein kinase kinX isoform X48 yields the protein MNLFVVQTILILLGLGPFMESTGGVAGLPGLPEDNPRCAALVEAAKAEYRKLYAAGLKDSPNLMDLILTNLGIASNDTFKTIERKVFNNTDETGHETGKKTVVEKTTETDIAPNGTVSKTSETTVDIDEYGKQSGEKSVTERETVIGQTPDNETITQTVDVEKVMDEAGNEIKEEVVIKKELIVQPPTNTTDANLIVPKVGADDKGKNKTELKLGASEKSDGLEKVERSEEIKEILPGNITNEVLVKEMKEQLSPQESTKVTSVERKNVTKKDDGLQTVERSEEIKEILPGNITNEVLVKEKEEQLSPQESTKVTSVERKNVTEKDDGLQTVERSEEIKEILPGNITNEVLVKEKEEQLSPQESTKVTSVERKNVTEKDDGKDVEKETVIQKEVEKNVSDSDIKEVRNEKHLNETIEDLKHQVDDVKNKIKEEKAKAEETNATRSLCVVKEPSAAPIIQEGEVVEKTVPAVTPAKVAEKIPPTVTEGKVLVVTKEKAVEQAAPPVTEEIVSVSKEQEEVPVVAEEKVIEKIIPSVTEGKVPAVPEQEVVEKVAPSPTEEKVPVVTQEKIIEQNTPLERVIEQVAPQERVIEKVAPSPTEEKVPVVTQERVIEQAVPQEGVIEQVAPQERVIEKAVPQEGVIEQAVPQERATEQAAPTATEEIVTVSKEKEEIPVVTEEKVPVVTNQTVVEKITPSITEEKVVTRQKVVEKGAPSVKESVVSIPKREEGVVERIAPVVKEAITTE
- the LOC127010430 gene encoding titin-like isoform X11; protein product: MNLFVVQTILILLGLGPFMESTGGVAGLPGLPEDNPRCAALVEAAKAEYRKLYAAGLKDSPNLMDLILTNLGIASNDTFKTIERKVFNNTDETGHETGKKTVVEKTTETDIAPNGTVSKTSETTVDIDEYGKQSGEKSVTERETVIGQTPDNETITQTVDVEKVMDEAGNEIKEEVVIKKELIVQPPTNTTDANLIVPKVGADDKGKNKTELKLGASEKSDGLEKVERSEEIKEILPGNITNEVLVKEMKEQLSPQESTKVTSVERKNVTKKDDGLQTVERSEEIKEILPGNITNEVLVKEKEEQLSPQESTKVTSVERKNVTEKDDGLQTVERSEEIKEILPGNITNEVLVKEKEEQLSPQESTKVTSVERKNVTEKDDGKDVEKETVIQKEVEKNVSDSDIKEVRNEKHLNETIEDLKHQVDDVKNKIKEEKAKAEETNATRSLCVVKEPSAAPIIQEGEVVEKTVPAVTPAKVAEKIPPTVTEGKVLVVTKEKAVEQAAPPVTEEIVSVSKEQEEVPVVAEEKVIEKIIPSVTEGKVPAVPEQEVVEKVAPSPTEEKVPVVTQEKIIEQNTPLERVIEQVAPQERVIEKVAPSPTEEKVPVVTQERVIEQAAPQERVIEQVAPSPTEEKVPVVTQERVIEQAVPQERVIEQAVPQERVIEQAVPQEGVIEQAAPSPTEEKVPVVTQERVIEQAAPSPTEEKVPVVTQERVIEQAAPSPTEEKVPVVTQERAIEQNAPQERVIEQAVPQERATEQAAPTATEEIVTVSKEKEEIPVVTEEKVPVVTNQTVVEKITPSITEEKVVTRQKVVEKGAPSVKESVVSIPKREEGVVERIAPVVKEAITTE
- the LOC127010430 gene encoding probable serine/threonine-protein kinase kinX isoform X49; its protein translation is MNLFVVQTILILLGLGPFMESTGGVAGLPGLPEDNPRCAALVEAAKAEYRKLYAAGLKDSPNLMDLILTNLGIASNDTFKTIERKVFNNTDETGHETGKKTVVEKTTETDIAPNGTVSKTSETTVDIDEYGKQSGEKSVTERETVIGQTPDNETITQTVDVEKVMDEAGNEIKEEVVIKKELIVQPPTNTTDANLIVPKVGADDKGKNKTELKLGASEKSDGLEKVERSEEIKEILPGNITNEVLVKEMKEQLSPQESTKVTSVERKNVTKKDDGLQTVERSEEIKEILPGNITNEVLVKEKEEQLSPQESTKVTSVERKNVTEKDDGLQTVERSEEIKEILPGNITNEVLVKEKEEQLSPQESTKVTSVERKNVTEKDDGKDVEKETVIQKEVEKNVSDSDIKEVRNEKHLNETIEDLKHQVDDVKNKIKEEKAKAEETNATRSLCVVKEPSAAPIIQEGEVVEKTVPAVTPAKVAEKIPPTVTEGKVLVVTKEKAVEQAAPPVTEEIVSVSKEQEEVPVVAEEKVIEKIIPSVTEGKVPAVPEQEVVEKVAPSPTEEKVPVVTQEKIIEQNTPLERVIEQVAPQERVIEKVAPSPTEEKVPVVTQERVIEQAAPQERVIEQAAPQERVIEQAAPQERVIEQAVPQERATEQAAPTATEEIVTVSKEKEEIPVVTEEKVPVVTNQTVVEKITPSITEEKVVTRQKVVEKGAPSVKESVVSIPKREEGVVERIAPVVKEAITTE
- the LOC127010430 gene encoding titin-like isoform X21, whose product is MNLFVVQTILILLGLGPFMESTGGVAGLPGLPEDNPRCAALVEAAKAEYRKLYAAGLKDSPNLMDLILTNLGIASNDTFKTIERKVFNNTDETGHETGKKTVVEKTTETDIAPNGTVSKTSETTVDIDEYGKQSGEKSVTERETVIGQTPDNETITQTVDVEKVMDEAGNEIKEEVVIKKELIVQPPTNTTDANLIVPKVGADDKGKNKTELKLGASEKSDGLEKVERSEEIKEILPGNITNEVLVKEMKEQLSPQESTKVTSVERKNVTKKDDGLQTVERSEEIKEILPGNITNEVLVKEKEEQLSPQESTKVTSVERKNVTEKDDGLQTVERSEEIKEILPGNITNEVLVKEKEEQLSPQESTKVTSVERKNVTEKDDGKDVEKETVIQKEVEKNVSDSDIKEVRNEKHLNETIEDLKHQVDDVKNKIKEEKAKAEETNATRSLCVVKEPSAAPIIQEGEVVEKTVPAVTPAKVAEKIPPTVTEGKVLVVTKEKAVEQAAPPVTEEIVSVSKEQEEVPVVAEEKVIEKIIPSVTEGKVPAVPEQEVVEKVAPSPTEEKVPVVTQEKIIEQNTPLERVIEQVAPQERVIEKVAPSPTEEKVPVVTQERVIEQAAPQERVIEQAAPQERVIEQAVPQEGVIEQAAPSPTEEKVPVVTQERVIEQAAPSPTEEKVPVVTQERVIEQAAPSPTEEKVPVVTQERAIEQNAPQERVIEQAVPQERATEQAAPTATEEIVTVSKEKEEIPVVTEEKVPVVTNQTVVEKITPSITEEKVVTRQKVVEKGAPSVKESVVSIPKREEGVVERIAPVVKEAITTE
- the LOC127010430 gene encoding probable serine/threonine-protein kinase kinX isoform X37, translated to MNLFVVQTILILLGLGPFMESTGGVAGLPGLPEDNPRCAALVEAAKAEYRKLYAAGLKDSPNLMDLILTNLGIASNDTFKTIERKVFNNTDETGHETGKKTVVEKTTETDIAPNGTVSKTSETTVDIDEYGKQSGEKSVTERETVIGQTPDNETITQTVDVEKVMDEAGNEIKEEVVIKKELIVQPPTNTTDANLIVPKVGADDKGKNKTELKLGASEKSDGLEKVERSEEIKEILPGNITNEVLVKEMKEQLSPQESTKVTSVERKNVTKKDDGLQTVERSEEIKEILPGNITNEVLVKEKEEQLSPQESTKVTSVERKNVTEKDDGLQTVERSEEIKEILPGNITNEVLVKEKEEQLSPQESTKVTSVERKNVTEKDDGKDVEKETVIQKEVEKNVSDSDIKEVRNEKHLNETIEDLKHQVDDVKNKIKEEKAKAEETNATRSLCVVKEPSAAPIIQEGEVVEKTVPAVTPAKVAEKIPPTVTEGKVLVVTKEKAVEQAAPPVTEEIVSVSKEQEEVPVVAEEKVIEKIIPSVTEGKVPAVPEQEVVEKVAPSPTEEKVPVVTQEKIIEQNTPLERVIEQVAPQERVIEKVAPSPTEEKVPVVTQERVIEQVAPQERATEQAAPSPTEEKVPVVTQERVIEQAVPQEGVIEQVAPQERVIEKAVPQEGVIEQAVPQERATEQAAPTATEEIVTVSKEKEEIPVVTEEKVPVVTNQTVVEKITPSITEEKVVTRQKVVEKGAPSVKESVVSIPKREEGVVERIAPVVKEAITTE
- the LOC127010430 gene encoding titin-like isoform X7 translates to MNLFVVQTILILLGLGPFMESTGGVAGLPGLPEDNPRCAALVEAAKAEYRKLYAAGLKDSPNLMDLILTNLGIASNDTFKTIERKVFNNTDETGHETGKKTVVEKTTETDIAPNGTVSKTSETTVDIDEYGKQSGEKSVTERETVIGQTPDNETITQTVDVEKVMDEAGNEIKEEVVIKKELIVQPPTNTTDANLIVPKVGADDKGKNKTELKLGASEKSDGLEKVERSEEIKEILPGNITNEVLVKEMKEQLSPQESTKVTSVERKNVTKKDDGLQTVERSEEIKEILPGNITNEVLVKEKEEQLSPQESTKVTSVERKNVTEKDDGLQTVERSEEIKEILPGNITNEVLVKEKEEQLSPQESTKVTSVERKNVTEKDDGKDVEKETVIQKEVEKNVSDSDIKEVRNEKHLNETIEDLKHQVDDVKNKIKEEKAKAEETNATRSLCVVKEPSAAPIIQEGEVVEKTVPAVTPAKVAEKIPPTVTEGKVLVVTKEKAVEQAAPPVTEEIVSVSKEQEEVPVVAEEKVIEKIIPSVTEGKVPAVPEQEVVEKVAPSPTEEKVPVVTQEKIIEQNTPLERVIEQVAPQERVIEKVAPSPTEEKVPVVTQERVIEQAAPQERVIEQVAPQERVIEKVAPSPTEEKVPVVTQERVIEQAVPQERVIEQAVPQERVIEQAVPQEGVIEQAAPSPTEEKVPVVTQERVIEQAAPSPTEEKVPVVTQERVIEQAAPSPTEEKVPVVTQERAIEQNAPQERVIEQAVPQERATEQAAPTATEEIVTVSKEKEEIPVVTEEKVPVVTNQTVVEKITPSITEEKVVTRQKVVEKGAPSVKESVVSIPKREEGVVERIAPVVKEAITTE